In one Zalophus californianus isolate mZalCal1 chromosome 10, mZalCal1.pri.v2, whole genome shotgun sequence genomic region, the following are encoded:
- the CHRNB2 gene encoding neuronal acetylcholine receptor subunit beta-2 → MALRSGPAALLLGFGLLGLRAGVSGTDTEERLVEHLLDPSRYNKLIRPATNGSEQVTVQLMVSLAQLISVHEREQIMTTNVWLTQEWEDYRLTWKPEEFDNMKKVRLPSKHIWLPDVVLYNNADGMYEVSFYSNAVVSYDGSIFWLPPAIYKSACKIEVKHFPFDQQNCTMKFRSWTYDRTEIDLVLKSDVASLDDFTPSGEWDIVALPGRRNENPDDSTYVDITYDFIIRRKPLFYTINLIIPCVLITSLAILVFYLPSDCGEKMTLCISVLLALTVFLLLISKIVPPTSLDVPLVGKYLMFTMVLVTFSIVTSVCVLNVHHRSPSTHTMAPWVKVVFLEWLPTLLFMQQPRPRCARQGLRLRRRQHEREAGALLFREAPGEPRARPARGGAGAGGCGLRAAVDGVRFIADHVRSEDDDQSVSEDWKYVAMVIDRLFLWIFVFVCVFGTIGMFLQPLFQNYSTAPFLHTDHSAPSSK, encoded by the exons ATGGCCCTGCGCTCCGGGCCCGCGGCGCTGCTGCTGGGCTTCGGCCTCCTCGGGCTGCGCGCCG GAGTGTCGGGTACTGACACGGAGGAGCGGCTGGTAGAGCATCTCCTGGATCCCTCCCGGTACAACAAGCTCATCCGCCCAGCCACCAACGGCTCGGAGCAGGTGACGGTACAGCTCATGGTGTCCCTGGCCCAGCTCATTAGTGTG CACGAGCGGGAGCAGATCATGACCACCAATGTTTGGCTGACCCAG gaATGGGAGGACTATCGGCTCACCTGGAAGCCTGAGGAGTTTGACAACATGAAGAAAGTTCGGCTCCCTTCCAAACACATCTGGCTCCCAGATGTGGTTCTGTACAACAA TGCGGACGGCATGTACGAGGTGTCCTTCTACTCCAACGCCGTGGTCTCCTACGACGGCAGCATCTTCTGGCTGCCGCCCGCCATCTACAAGAGCGCGTGCAAGATCGAGGTGAAGCACTTCCCGTTCGACCAGCAGAACTGCACCATGAAGTTCCGCTCGTGGACCTACGACCGCACGGAGATCGACCTGGTGCTCAAGAGCGACGTGGCCAGCCTGGACGACTTCACCCCCAGTGGCGAGTGGGACATCGTGGCGCTGCCCGGCCGGCGCAACGAGAACCCGGACGACTCCACGTACGTGGACATCACGTACGACTTCATCATCCGCCGCAAGCCGCTCTTCTACACCATCAACCTCATCATCCCCTGCGTGCTCATCACCTCGCTGGCCATCCTTGTGTTCTACCTGCCGTCCGACTGCGGCGAGAAGATGACGCTGTGCATCTCCGTGCTGCTGGCGCTCACCGTCTTCCTGCTGCTCATCTCCAAGATCGTGCCACCCACCTCCCTGGACGTGCCGCTCGTCGGCAAGTACCTCATGTTCACCATGGTGCTCGTCACCTTCTCCATCGTCACCAGCGTGTGCGTGCTCAACGTGCACCACCGCTCGCCCAGCACGCACACCATGGCGCCCTGGGTCAAGGTCGTCTTCCTGGAGTGGCTGCCGACGCTGCTCTTCATGCAACAGCCGCGGCCCCGCTGCGCTCGCCAGGGCCTGCGCCTGCGGCGGCGGCAGCACGAGCGGGAGGCGGGCGCCCTCCTCTTCCGGGAAGCCCCCGGGGAGCCGCGCGCCAGGCCCgcgcgcggcggggcgggggcgggcggctGCGGCCTCCGCGCGGCGGTGGACGGCGTGCGCTTCATCGCGGACCACGTGCGCAGCGAGGACGACGACCAGAGC GTGAGTGAGGACTGGAAGTACGTTGCCATGGTGATCGACCGCCTGTT